Genomic segment of Dactylococcopsis salina PCC 8305:
GTTTCTGTTACTAATTAAGGTTTGCTGAAAAGTTAATTAGTCGGTGAAGACCGTTATTCGTTATTTGTTATTCGTTATTCGTTTTTTTTAAAAGGGCGAAACACTGTTCGCCCTGCGGTTACTATCAGTTGTGGAAAAGACTAATTGCGAGGGATGTTTACCTCACGAGCTAAGGCTTTAAAGTTCTCCAAATTTGCACCTGGACGACGGCGGAAGGGAGTCGCTTTTGGCATAAGATAGTTAGGGGCAAAAGTTTCGCCGCGAAGGGGATCATTTTGCGGTTGACTCTCATTCGTCATGGGGATAGATGCGGTTTTTGTGGCTTCTGGTTGACTTTCCGTAGCGGATTGCTGGGTTTCGGTTTCTGTGGTCTGATCTTCGCTTAATTCCGCGTAATAATTATCTTTACCACTAAATAAGTTTTTGATGATACCAACCATTAATGATGACTCCTAAAAATGCTTTTCTGCTTATCGTTTACTAGCATATCGGAAGACGGGAACAGATTTTAAGCACAGCAATGAGGAAAATTATCGGTGAGAGACTTCCCAAAACTTAGATTGTTGTGTTAGACTCATAAAGGTCTGTAAAAAAGACGCTGTATCCTGAACGCGGATGTGGTGGAATTGGTAGACACGCACGCTTGAGGGGCGTGTGGCTCACGCCTTGCGAGTTCGAGTCTCGCCATCCGCATGATTTCAGTTGCCGAGGGATGATCCTCGATCGGAAAAGCTGAAAGTTAAAGTCAGTGGTTATCATAGAGGTAAGATTAAGTTTTGTAAATTACCGAGATTGGCATTTTGAACTGGCAACCCACCTCGACTCTAGAAACCAACTGGCACGCTTTAAAACCCCTTTGGCAAGGGGGAGAAGACATTGTAAAAACGGGACTCCCCCACGAACAACTTCCCCCAGCCTGGCAAATTTTACTACTGGGAGATGGGTCTCCCACTCGTCACCTGAGATTGTTGACTAGAGAACCGATCGAGGTTGATGTGATTGATATGTCACCAATTGGGAATGATCGCGATCGCGCCCCAGGAGGCATTGAAGCCGTCCCTTCTCCTCGATTGCGCCGTCAAGTTTGGTTACGCACCGCATCAGGACAAAGATTAGCCTATGCGGTTTCTTGGTGGGAAGCGCAAGAGGTGGATGAGTACCTCCAAAACCGTGCTTTACCGATTTGGGATAACCTTTCTCGCCTCCATACAGAATTATATCGAGATATTCAAGGCATTTACTACGGAGAGTCTGCGGAACTCGAAAAAGCCTTCGCAGAAGCGGGCCCCTTCTGGGGACGACATTATTTATTTTGGCATAATGGTCAGCCTCTGACTTTAATTTATGAGGTGTTTTCTCCTTACTTAAAGCGCTATTTAGGTTAGTGCCTCCTGAAAAAGTCCATTGGTTGGTTTAGTAAGGCAAAAGGCAAGAGGCAAGAGGCAAGAGGCAAAAGGCAAAAGGCAAGAGGCAAAAGGCAAAAGGCAAGAGGCAAAAGGCAAAAGGCAAGAGGCAAAAGGCAAGAGGCTTGCATGCAAGTTGCCTTAGGCAAGGTGCGTGACGATTGAACAATCAATGAACTTGCATTTTTACCTGAACTGAATCGCCTCAAATCCTTATTTGGTAAACTTTCAGCTTCTCAACAGCAAACACTAGGTTAGAAAAAGGAGAAGTTACAAAATTCGATTGGCTTCGATTTTCTACACCCAACCGACGGTTATGTTGTGTTGGGTTTCGCTTTTCTACACCCAACCTACATTTTTGTCCTTTGTTTTCCAATGACTAATGACTAATGACTAATTTGTGTTGGGTTACGCTTCTCTTCACCCAACCTACAGTTATGCTACGGTTATGCTGTGTTGGGTTTCGCTTCTCTTCACTAGGGCCTACGGTTATACTCTTCACCCAACCGATGCTTGGCGTGTGTTAATCTGAGAGTTTAGTAACATTGATGTTGTTTGCTATGACAGAAAGCGCCAACTACGCGATCGATTTTGGGACAAGTAACACGGTTATTACTCGTTGGAATACAACCACAGCAACGGCAGACGTGGTTTCTCTCTCCAGTGTTTCCCAACAGTTACCGAATAACCCACCGTTAGTTCCCAGTTTGCTATATGTAGAAGATGCGAACCAAGAACAAGTTGTAATTGGTCAAGCGGTGCGCGATCGCGCTTTGGATGTGAAATCAGACCCGCGTTTCTTTCGGGGTTTTAAACGAGGAATTGCCGCATCAGTACAAGGATTCCTCCCAGAATTAGACGGAAAAACGGTTACGTTTGAACAAGCTGGAGAATGGTTTTTAGAAAGTCTAACCCAACAACTTCAGCAGCAAGAAAAAACCGAAATTGAGTCATTAGTTTTAACGGTTCCAGTTGATAGTTTTGAAGCCTATCGTCACTGGTTAACCACAGTTTGCGGTCATCTCAAAGCAAAACAAGTGCGTTTGATTGATGAACCAACTGCCGCCGCTTTAGGCTATGGTACAACAAAGCAAGATATTTTGCTAGTGATTGATTTTGGTGGGGGAACGGTTGATTTTTCTCTGGTACAACTGAATTTAGGAGAAACGGAAAAACAACCCCTTGGTTTTATTTTGAAATGGGGAGACAAACTGTTAGGAGAAAAGTCTTCTCAGAAGGTGAAAACAGCGCGAGTTTATGGGAAAGCAGGGGCAAATTTAGGGGGAAGTGATCTTGATAATTGGCTGGTTGATTATTTTGTGAGAACACAAGGAGTAGAAAAGTCAGGGTTAACGACTCGTTTGGCAGAACGATTAAAGGTACAATTGTCTTCTCAAGAAACAGCAGAAGAGGTTTATTTTGATGAGACAACTTTGGACACTTTAGAGTTAAAATTAGAGCGCGATCGCTTTGAGGAAATTTTACGAGAACATCAGTTTTTTGCTCAACTTGATGATCTGATGACCAATGTGTTACAACAGGGACGACGGAATGGGATTGAAACTGAAGATATCCAGTCGGTTTTATTAGTCGGTGGAACGGTTCAAATTCCCGCCGTTAAACAGTGGCTAGAACAGTATTTTGAAGGAACAAAAATTCAATGCGATCGACCCTTTAGCGCGATCGCATCGGGTGCGTTACAATTACAATCAGGATTTAAACTGCAAGATTTTCTGTATCATAGCTACGGGATTCGTTATTGGAATTATCGAGAAAATAAACACAGTTGGCATCCGATTATTAAAGCTGGACAACCCTATCCGATGACAACTCCTGTGGAATTAACCCTCGGCGCTTCTGTGGAAAATCAGCCCAGTATTGAATTAATTATTGGGGAATTAGGGTCAGAAAATAGCGGCAAAACTGAAGTTTATTTTGATGGGAATCGGTTGGTAACACGGACGTTAGATGATGGGGAAAGTAAGGTGATTCCTCTCAATGAAGACGCGAAAACGATCGCACAATTAAATCCTGTGGGGAGTCCAGGACGCGATCGAGTTAAACTACAATTTTGGGTGGATCAGCATCGATCGTTACGGATTACAGTCGAGGATTTATTGACCCAAAAAACCTTATTAAAAGAACAAGTGGTGACAGAATTAAGTTAATGATAACGACAATAATAAATAATTCTTGTACGGGTTAATAACCTCTGAACCTAGTTCTAATTTTATTCTATATTGCTACCAGTTTATTGATAAACTCTTTAATCTCATCAAAGCAATCATCTTTTAAATTCCAGTATCCATTTTTAGCCGCAACTCCTAATGAATTCACAAGTGGATTCTTAGTCGCAAGAAAAGCTAAAACTTTAGCTTTTGAGATTTTTATATTTTTTTCTTCATCAGGAAGATTATCTAAACAGCATTGAATATATTCTTCTATACAGTGATCAATAGAATTTTTCTTAATTGATTTAAGGCATAAATCTTCTAGCATTCCTTCATCGCTATTATTGGGCATAATAAAGATACCAACTCGCATTCCTTTTTCCTTAATTACTTCATTAATTGTTTTAGGAAAAAATTCTCAATTGTTTGCTCATTTAGTAACGCTTCAAAAAAAGAAACTTCATCCTTACCCTCAACTAATAAGAGTTGATTTGATTTAATTCTAAGTTTTTCATTCATTATCTAACCTCAATTTCTTCCTGAATTCCTACCATCAAAGTATCTCCTTCATATTGAAACGCCTTATGTTCACCCTTAGCGTTTCTTTCAATTCTAAATAAACTTACAAAGTCTTCTCTTAACTCTGGTTTCATCGTCTGATAAACGTTAACCAATGATTCTATACATTCATAGGAGTGAGTGACAAGAAATAATTGAACATTGCTTTGAAAAGCCATTTTTAACATTGCTTTCCACAAGACAGCAAGGGTTTTATAATGAAAGCCATTTTCAATTTCATCAATAATCAAAATGCCATTTTTATTTTCAGAGATTGAAGCCAGTATCGCCAATATTCTAATAAATCCATCACCCATGACATTAATAGGAACTAAATTATCTAAACCAAGATCAGCATAAACAATTCCTCGATTTCCCATTCTAATATCAAGTAATCTTGGTTCGATTTCTTGCAAAGCGGTAATGATTGATTTTAACTTCTTTCTAATGATTGCTTTTTCAAGTTGTTGACCTAAACTAGACATGATAGTATTGGGACTGAGGAAAGTTGCAGTCAGATTTTCTCGATAATTATGAGGGATTGAGATTTCACCTTGACCTTGCTTCAATCGAATTAAACTCTGATAGCTATTTTGGTTATCAATACTATAATTAAACTGTATTCCTTCTATTTCAGAATTGTATTCATTACTGGGGGAAGTGTAGCTAAATAAATCATTTTCATTTAAGTTTGATTTTTCAGAAAACTGCTGTTGGTTAGTTTGCGTTGTCTGATGAATTGGCTCGATTTGAAGCTGTCTATTTTGAGAAGTTAATTTTCCCCGAATTTGGGGAGTGTGAGAAAAATTTAAGTCTTTAAATAAATAGCTAAAATCATCAGCTTCAGTTAAATTAAAATTGCGAAAATTATGAATTCTTAAAGATAATTGTGGATTGGACATTCCAGATAACAGAAAAATGGCTTCTAAAATAGATGTTTTTCCACAGTTGTTTCTTCCTGTAATTAAATTGACTTGCTTAATTTCGCGAATCTCTAATGATTCTATATCTCGAAAATGATAAATATCTAACTCGGTAAAATACATAATGTTAAAAGTCCATTC
This window contains:
- a CDS encoding chorismate lyase, coding for MNWQPTSTLETNWHALKPLWQGGEDIVKTGLPHEQLPPAWQILLLGDGSPTRHLRLLTREPIEVDVIDMSPIGNDRDRAPGGIEAVPSPRLRRQVWLRTASGQRLAYAVSWWEAQEVDEYLQNRALPIWDNLSRLHTELYRDIQGIYYGESAELEKAFAEAGPFWGRHYLFWHNGQPLTLIYEVFSPYLKRYLG
- a CDS encoding AraC family transcriptional regulator; this translates as MVGLVRQKARGKRQEAKGKRQEAKGKRQEAKGKRQEAKGKRLACKLP
- a CDS encoding Hsp70 family protein, producing MTESANYAIDFGTSNTVITRWNTTTATADVVSLSSVSQQLPNNPPLVPSLLYVEDANQEQVVIGQAVRDRALDVKSDPRFFRGFKRGIAASVQGFLPELDGKTVTFEQAGEWFLESLTQQLQQQEKTEIESLVLTVPVDSFEAYRHWLTTVCGHLKAKQVRLIDEPTAAALGYGTTKQDILLVIDFGGGTVDFSLVQLNLGETEKQPLGFILKWGDKLLGEKSSQKVKTARVYGKAGANLGGSDLDNWLVDYFVRTQGVEKSGLTTRLAERLKVQLSSQETAEEVYFDETTLDTLELKLERDRFEEILREHQFFAQLDDLMTNVLQQGRRNGIETEDIQSVLLVGGTVQIPAVKQWLEQYFEGTKIQCDRPFSAIASGALQLQSGFKLQDFLYHSYGIRYWNYRENKHSWHPIIKAGQPYPMTTPVELTLGASVENQPSIELIIGELGSENSGKTEVYFDGNRLVTRTLDDGESKVIPLNEDAKTIAQLNPVGSPGRDRVKLQFWVDQHRSLRITVEDLLTQKTLLKEQVVTELS
- a CDS encoding DUF3226 domain-containing protein, translated to MRVGIFIMPNNSDEGMLEDLCLKSIKKNSIDHCIEEYIQCCLDNLPDEEKNIKISKAKVLAFLATKNPLVNSLGVAAKNGYWNLKDDCFDEIKEFINKLVAI
- a CDS encoding AAA family ATPase, with the translated sequence MYFTELDIYHFRDIESLEIREIKQVNLITGRNNCGKTSILEAIFLLSGMSNPQLSLRIHNFRNFNLTEADDFSYLFKDLNFSHTPQIRGKLTSQNRQLQIEPIHQTTQTNQQQFSEKSNLNENDLFSYTSPSNEYNSEIEGIQFNYSIDNQNSYQSLIRLKQGQGEISIPHNYRENLTATFLSPNTIMSSLGQQLEKAIIRKKLKSIITALQEIEPRLLDIRMGNRGIVYADLGLDNLVPINVMGDGFIRILAILASISENKNGILIIDEIENGFHYKTLAVLWKAMLKMAFQSNVQLFLVTHSYECIESLVNVYQTMKPELREDFVSLFRIERNAKGEHKAFQYEGDTLMVGIQEEIEVR